Within Mesoplodon densirostris isolate mMesDen1 chromosome 13, mMesDen1 primary haplotype, whole genome shotgun sequence, the genomic segment TACAGGGGACCGACCTCCCACCCCGCGAGGGTGGGTCGGCAGCTCCCACTCCTGACCTACGAAAGcttcctccccgcctccccagccTACGCTGTCCTTGGAGGTGGCGGCGGCACCGAGGCTGACCCCAGAAGGGGCTGGTGCTGTGCTCACCGGCCTTGCTGCAGCACATGCCCATGACAGAGGGGGCGCGGAGCCTCACGCTCGGCGGCACCTTTACAATCAACAGTCCCTCTTGCTGCAGCCGAGTACCCCCCCGCCTGTGCTCCATTGGCTTCCAGCCTCTCAGAGAGTTGTGCCCCCCACTGCTCTCCATCTCGCACCTCCCACTTATCCCTCAACCACTAAAACCCAGCCTCTGGCCCTGCTACTCCTCCAAGGAATTGAGGACCTGTCCAGTCTGTGCCCCAAGCTGTACACCCAGCACCCTGGCTGCCCCCACCCTGATCTGAGCctccatcatctcttgcctggatcaCTACTCTGACCTCTTAACTGATCTCTCTCTGCCACTCCTGCCCACTCGCACTGTCCATCCTCAACAGAGGGCAGGGTGAGCCTTATAAGTGGCACCGACAGCCGCTACAGCTGGGTCCACAGTAAAGCCAAAGTCCTTTGGAGGACCTGCCAGGCTGGACTGACCGGGCCCCAGTCCCTTCTGCCACATCCCCCCTGCATCCCCCATCCTCCATCATCCGGTGCAGCAGACCCTCCCTCCCCGATGCCCTTGCtggcccttccctcttcccagacCAGCCTCTCCTACAGAGCCACCTGGCCTGATTCACCTTACCAGGTTCTTGGTGGCAGATTCAAGTTGAACCTAAAATTCTTCAAGGAACTATGACTTGCACGGGCCCCTCCTAGGGCCCTGGCCTCAACTTAACATTTgtcatttgtaattatttttcttaaaaaagaccCGTCAAATTGTATGAGCTTCTAGTTCTACAAAACCTGAAGTCATCCCTGCCTGCTCTACATTTTCTCCTCTCATGGAACTCATCATATTCTAACATACTGTATAACTTACTTATTACACCAATCCCTGCTACCACAGGCAGCAGTGTGCTGGAGCAACTCACATCATGACTACATTGTTCGATTTTCAGGAATCTTTGTGAATCAGTTGTTAAACTGGTGGTCGCTTGAAATCAGCCACGATGGGGTATTGATATGAAGGACAAGTGCAAAGGTACAGATCAAGGTTTCCCATCCCTGGGGCCCGCCGTTCAACGATGAACCAGCACACCAGCTGCACGGGATAGAGCCTCTTCCCAATCACTGCTGGGCCTGGGAGAGGCCACTATCCAAAAGGCTGGAAAGGACAATAAGATTCCTAGGCCCCAGGTGGAGAGGCACTCCTGCTGGCAGGGATGTCCCTGGAGGTGGCAGGCAGCACTTCCTCAGGACCGCTGAAGCCGAGGGAATTTAACTTGGCCTCCAGTCCTGGAGCATCTCTAAGCCTCAGCCCCTTAGCAGCGAAACAGGGCTAAGAATGCCACCCTTACAGCTTGTGGTACTGTGATCAAGACAAGTAAGGATAACTGGTCTAGTAGGGACCTGGACCAGTTTCCTAGAGAGGATAGAGCATTTAAACAATTAGGCCTCTTGATTTGGAACAGACTTGGATGAAAGGGGAAGCGGAGTTTTAAGGCCAAAGAGGGATGGAGAGTGCTTGCCAGACTTAGCAAATCCCagatttaggaataaatttcTCAAAATTCCCTGACCCAAATTGGAGAGGCTAGGTCTCAGCCTCCAGAGGTCTACAGCCCTCACGGCCCAAGGCCACCCCTCAACGGACAGGACGGGACGCGGGGCTCGGGCCTGGAGCTCGGAAAGAAGCCAGCAGGGCAACCCAGTCGGGTAGGGTCCATCCGGGAGAAGCCCCCGCGTTCCCCGCGGAGCCCAGCCCacggccccgcccccgcgccgCCGGCCCCGCCCCGTCACAAGGCCCCGCTGCGTCTCCGGAGCCGCAGGCGCAGGCCCAGCCCAGCCGGCCGCGGAGCGGGTGCGGGTGCGGGCGCGGGCACAGCGGCCGTCGACCGCGCGGCCGCGCAGCGGACACCGGGCGCACAGGCCTGAGGCGACTCGCGCGACTGGTGAGTCCCCGGCCCAAGCCCGGCAGCGTGTCTACTCGCTCAGCCGGCCGGCAACTGCCGCCCCCGCGCGGGCCCTGCGCAGCAGACAGGCGTTGCGGTGGGTCAGTCGGTCGGTCCGGCCGGGCGCGTGGACCGCgggggccggggggcgggggcgggggcggcggggccgGGGAGCCGGAGGgcccagggcgggcgggggcggcgCACTGCGGCGACAGCCGGACGGGCGGTCTGAGCGCCCCCCGAACGGGCAGGAGGGCCCACCCCGCCCTCGGTGCGGGTTCCGTGGCCGCCGCCCCCACTCGCCTCGTCCCCACGTCCGCTTTGTTCCCCCGCACGCCCTCTGGTCgcttccctcccccaccgccccaccccccgcAACCCGTTGTTCCTGGCGTACCCCGCTGGCAGGCACCCCGGCAGCCGATCCAGGCCTGCTGGCCCTACCCCGGGACCGAGGGGCGCTCGGGCCCTGCTCTTGGAGGGGGGTCAGGGCTCTGGCTGGTCACAGATGGCGTGGGGATTTCCTGGGATAGAAATAGCCTCCGGCTCTGGCCCCTTAAAGCTGCTTAAGGGGCGGGATGTGAAGGGGAGTGTCCGGGCACACCCCCGCACCACCCCGACCGCGCCCCCAGCCCCGACCCGCGCTGAGCTCTGACCCGGAGAGGCCAGCAGCGGTGAGACGGCCCCTCCAGTTGCTTGCAAGAAACGGCAGAAGCCCAAAATTCTGAGGCTGCCAAAGTCATCCCCTCGTCCATCCCCTCCTCCATCTTTGGGGTCGGCCTGTAGCGGCCCCTCCTGAAGCCACACGCCCGGCCACCCGATACCCACCCGCCTCTCCTGGCCCCCCAGCTTGGGCTCCGGACAGCCCTGGGGCAAAGGTCACGAAACCCCCTCCTTCCGTCCCGTTTCCCCGTAGCAGGTGGCGAGGCCCCTGGCTGGTTCCTGTCACCTCAGGGCtaacctttctctctctgtcctctaGGGGGAGACCACAGAACCTGAGGCCATGTCCCATGAAAAGAGTTTCTTGGTGTCCGGGGACAGCTatcctccccccaaccctggATATCCTGGGGGGCCCCAGCCCTCCTTGCCTCCCTACCCAGGGGCCCCTTACCCACAGCCCCCGTTCCAGCCTTCCCCCTATGGCCAGCCAGGGTATCCCCAGGGCCCCAGCTCCTACCCCCAGGGGGGCTACCCTCAGGGTCCCTACCCCCCAGGAGGCTACCCCCAGGGCCCCTACCCCCCAGGAGGCTACCCTCAGGGCCCCTACCCCCAAGGGGGCTACCCTCAGGGACCGTATCCACAGAGCCCCTTTCCCCCCAACCCCTACGGACAACCACAGGCCTTCCCGGCACAGGATTCTGGCAGTGAGtagtggggcaggggcaggggagggcaggggctccTGGCGCCAGTGAGGGGTGCTGACCCAGCCCGTCCTGCCCCTCAGCACCTCAGCATGGGAACTATCACGAGGAGGGTCCCCCATCTTACTACGACAACCAGGACTTCCCTGCCACCAACTGGGATGACAAGAGCATCCGGCAGGCCTTCATCCGGAAGGTGGGCCACAAGGGCTGGGGAGGGCGTGGGCAGCTGTGCTGGCCGGAGCTCTGAGCCGCCtccctccccaggtgttcctggTGCTGACCCTGCAGCTGTCCGTGACTCTGTCCACCGTGGCCGTGTTCACCTTCGTCGGGGAGGTGAAGGGCTTTGTCCGGGAGAACGTCTGGACCTACTATGTCTCCTACGCCGTCTTCTTCATCTCCCTCATTGTCCTCAGCTGCTGTGGGGACTTCCGGCGAAAGCACCCCTGGAACCTCGTTGCACTGGTAACCCGCAGAGCCAGGCCTTCACACCCCGTGGCTCACACCTTGGAGTGCCAgagggggccgggggtgggggtggggcagcggCCGCACACGCTCAAGGCTCGTCTCCCCTCAGTCCATCCTGACCGTCAGCCTGTCCTACATGGTGGGCGTGATCGCCAGCTTCTACAACACTGAGGCGGTCATCATGGCCGTAGGCATCACCACGACCGTCTGCTTCACGGTGGTCATCTTCTCCATGCAGGTAAGGGGC encodes:
- the GRINA gene encoding protein lifeguard 1 encodes the protein MSHEKSFLVSGDSYPPPNPGYPGGPQPSLPPYPGAPYPQPPFQPSPYGQPGYPQGPSSYPQGGYPQGPYPPGGYPQGPYPPGGYPQGPYPQGGYPQGPYPQSPFPPNPYGQPQAFPAQDSGTPQHGNYHEEGPPSYYDNQDFPATNWDDKSIRQAFIRKVFLVLTLQLSVTLSTVAVFTFVGEVKGFVRENVWTYYVSYAVFFISLIVLSCCGDFRRKHPWNLVALSILTVSLSYMVGVIASFYNTEAVIMAVGITTTVCFTVVIFSMQTRHDFTSCVGVLLVSTVVLLSFAVLCIFVRSRILEIVYASLGALLFTCFLAVDTQLLLGNKQLSLSPEEYVFAALNLYTDIINIFLYILTIIGRAKE